GATAGCCAGAGATCCGTTGACCGATCCTTTTCAACAGGAGGTGGTGCTGGTGCAAAGCCCCGGTATGGCGCAATGGCTGCAGATGCAGCTGGCGGAACAGTTCGGTATCGCCGCCAATGTCGCGTTTCCGCTGCCGGCGACCTTCATTTGGGACATGTTCACCCGGGTGTTGCCGGATATCCCGAAAGAGAGCGCCTTCAGCAAGGATGCCATGACCTGGAAGCTGATGTGGTTGTTGCCGGAGATGCTGACTCAGCCGGCGTTTGCGCCACTGCAGCACTATCTGACCGATGACGGCGACAAGCGCAAAATCCACCAGTTGGCCGGCCGGGTCGCCGACCTGTTCGACCAATATTTGGTTTATCGCCCGCAGTGGCTGGAGAGCTGGCAGCGCGGCGAACGCATCGGCGGTCTGGCGGAGGCTCAGCAATGGCAGGCGCCGCTCTGGGCGCGACTGGTGGAATACACGCGTGAACTGGGGCAGCCGGAATGGCACCGCGCCAATCTGTATAGCCGCTTTATCCACGCGTTGGAACAGGCAACAACGTGTCCGCCCGGTTTGCCGCCGCGGGTGTTTATCTGCGGCATCTCGGCGTTGCCGCCGGTCTATCTGGAGGCGCTGCAGGCGCTGGGGCGGCATATCGATATCCACCTGATGTTCACCAACCCTTGTCGTTATTACTGGGGCGACATTCAGGATTACGCTTTCCTGGCCCGCTTGCAGAGCCGCAAGCGCCGTCACTATCATCAGGCGCGCGAGCAAGGGCTGTTTCGCGAACCGGCCGACGCGGCGCGCCTGTTTGACGCCGAAGGGCAGCAGCAACTCAGCAACCCGCTGCTGGCCTCCTGGGGCAAGCTGGGGCGCGATCACCTTTACCTGCTGTCGCAGATGGAAGGGGCGCAAGAGGTCGACGCCTTTGTCGATATCCCAGCCGATACCATGCTGCACGCCGTTCAGCGCGATATGCTGGAACTGGAAGACCATGCGGTAATCGGTATTACCGCGGAAACGCTGGAAAGCAGCTTCAGCAAACGTCCGCTTGATGAGAACGACCGCTCCCTCAGCCTGCACGCTTGTCACAGCCCGCAGCGGGAAGTGGAGGTTTTGCACGATCAGCTGCTGAGCATGCTGGCGCAGGATCCGTCGTTGACGCCGCGCGACATCATCGTGATGGTGGCGGATATCGACAGCTACACGCCATACATTCAGGCGGTGTTCGGCAATGCCCTCGCCGAGCGCTACCTGCCGTTTGCCATTTCCGACCGTAAAGCGCGCCAGGCGCATCCGGCGCTGCAGGCGTTCATTTCACTGCTCGATCTACCGCAAAGCCGCTTTACCTCGGAACAGGTACTGGCGTTGCTGGAGGTGCCGGCCCTGGCCGCCCGTTTCGCCATTGGCGAAGAGGGGCTGCGCCTGCTGCGTCATTGGGTCGGTGAATCCGGCGTGCGCTGGGGCCTGGACGATGATAACGTGCGCGAACTGGATCTGCCCGCCACCGGCCAGCACACCTGGCGCTTCGGCATTACGCGCATGCTGCTTGGCTATGCGATGGACAGCAATGCCGGCGATTGGCAGGGCATTTTGCCTTACGACGAATCGAGCGGGTTGGTCGCCGAACTGGCGGGGCAACTGGCAGACCTGCTGGCGCAGCTCAGCCACTGGCGGCAAATCTTGAGCGAAGCGCGCCCGCTCGAGGCGTGGCTGCCGCTGTGCCGCCAACTGCTGGATGCCTTCTTCGCAGCGGACAGCGACACCGAAGTGGTGCTGGCGCTGATCGAACAGCAGTGGCAGCAGGCCATTAATTTTGGCTTGGCGGCGCGCTATCCCGATGAGGTGCCGTTGACCATTCTGCGTGACGATCTGGCGGCGCGCCTCGATCAGGAGCGCATCAGCCAGCGCTTCCTCGCCGGGCAAATCAACTTCTGCACGCTGATGCCGATGCGTTCCATTCCGTTCAAGGTGGTGTGCCTGCTGGGCATGAACGACGGCGTGTATCCGCGCACGCTGCCGCCGCTGGGCTTTGATCTGATGGCGCAGCAGGTCAAACGCGGCGACCGCAGCCGCCGCGATGACGACCGCTATCTGTTCCTGGAAGCGATTTTGTCCGCTCAGCAGCGGCTGTATATCAGCTTCATCGGCCGTTCCATTCAGGACAACAGCCCGCGCTACCCTTCGGTGCTGGTCACTGAGCTGCTTGAGTACCTGGAGCAAAGCTATTGCCTGCCAGGAGATGAGGAACTCAGCGCAGACGACAGCGCCCGACGGGTTGGTGAGCACTTGCTGAAGTGGCATGCGCGCATGCCGTTCGCCGCCGAGAATTTCTTGCCGGGCTCGGAGGCGCAAAGCTATGCTGCCGAGTGGCTGCCCGCCGCCGATGGTCGCGGTGCGGCGCATCCGGCGTTCAACCAGCCGCTGCCTGCCGAAGCGCTGCAGCAAATATCGTTGGATGAGCTGCTGCGGTTTTACCGCCATCCGATTCGCGCGTTTTTCCAATTGCGGCTGGGCGTCAGTTTTATCCTGGAAGAGACCGAGCTGCCGGACGAAGAGCCCTTCACGCTGGATAACCTCAGCCGCTACCAGTTTAACAGCCAACTGCTGAATACCCTGATCGACGGCGACGATCCCGAACGGTTGTTCCAGCGGGTGCGTGCCGCCGGCGGCTTGCCCTATGGCGCCTTCGGCGAGATCTATTGGCAAAAGCAGCAGGAAGAGATGAGCGAGCTGGCCGAACAGGTGCGTGCGGAACGCGCAGAGAGCCATAGCCTGGAGCTGGATATCGATATTGCCGGCGTACGTCTCAGTGGCTGGCTGCATCAGGTGCAGGATGACGGCCTGTTGCGCTGGCGGCCCGCTACGCTGTCGGCGGTGGACGGCATATTGCTGTGGCTGGAGCATCTGGTGTACTGCCGCGCCGGCGGCACCGGCGAGAGCCGCATCTACGGCCGCAAGAACTCCGTCTGGCGCTTTGCCGCGCTGGCGCCTGAAGAGGCGCAGGCGCAGCTGGCGGAGCTGTTGGCGGGCTATCAGCGCGGTCTGTGTCAGCCGCTGCTGTTGCTGAACAAAAGCGGCTGGGCGTGGCTGAGTCAGTGCTATCAGCCGGAAACGCAGCAAATCGACTGGGAAGAAGAAGCGCAAATTAAGGCACGCGCCAAATTGCTGCAGGCCTGGCAGGGCGATCAGCGCATTCCCGGAGAAGGGGAAGATCCCTACGTGCAGCGAGTGTTCCGCCAATTGGATAATGAATACTTAGCGCAAATACTGGCCGAAACAGAGCGTTATCTGCTGCCGGTAGCGCGACATAACCTGGGGTAACAATCCCCCGGTGGTGCTGTACGGCGGGAGGTGGTAAAAATAACGAAGGTTATATTCAACCATTGGGGTGATTCCCGGTCTTACATAACGTACAGGCATATACACGCCGTGTTTCGGGCCGCCACATTGGCGAAGAGCCCGGCGAGTACAGATTTGGTTATGTGGTTTTGATGCACGTCGCCAACGTCAGGGAGTGGGCGTAGCGACGTCAGAATAGGGGTTTATTTTGGATATGCGCAGACAGTTGGCCCGTATCACCGGGCTGGTACTATTGGCTATGTGTTGGGCACCGTTGAGTTGGGCCGCGCAAGGATGGCAACCGCTGACGGAGAAGATCAACAAGAGCGAACACGATCCGCGTCAGTATGAAGCGATCAAGTTGGCTAATGGCATGACGGTGTTGCTGGTGTCCGATGCCCAGGCGCCGAAATCGCTGGCGGCGCTGGCATTGCCGGTTGGATCGCTCGAAGATCCGAACAGCCAACTGGGATTGGCACACTATCTGGAACATATGGTGCTGATGGGCTCCAAACGCTATCCAGAGCCGGAAAACCTGTCCGAATTCCTGAAAAAGCACGGCGGCAGCCACAACGCCAGCACGGCCTCTTATCGCACCGCCTTCTATCTGGAAGTGGAAAATGACGCGCTGGAGCCGGCGGTCGACCGCATGGCCGACGCCATTGCCGAGCCGCTGCTGGATCCGGGCAATGCCGATCGCGAGCGCAACGCGGTGAACGCCGAGTTGACGATGGCGCGTTCGCGCGACGGCATGCGCATGGCGCAGGTCGGCGCGGAAACCCTTAACCCGGCGCACCCGAGCGCGCGCTTCTCCGGCGGCAATCTCGATACGTTGAAAGACAAGCCGGACAGCAAGTTGCACGATGAACTGACCGGCTTCTATAAGCGTTACTATTCCGCCAATCTGATGATGGGCGTTTTGTACGGTAATCAGTCGCTGCCGCAGTTGGCCGACATTGCGGCGAAAACCTTTGGCCGCGTGCCGAATCATGACGCTAGCGTGCCGCCGATCACCGTGCCGGCCGTCACGCCGGAACAGCAGGGCATCATCATTCACTATGTGCCGGCGCAGCCGCGCAAGCAGCTGAAGGTCGAGTTCCGCATCGATAACAACAGCGCCGCGTTTCGCAGCAAAACCGATACCTACATCAGCTACCTGATCGGCAACCGCAGCAAAAACACCCTGTCTGACTGGCTGCAGAAGCAGGGGTTGGCGGACGCCATCAATGCCGGCGCCGATCCGATGGTTGATCGCAACGGCGGCGTCTTCGCCATCAGCGTTTCACTCACTGACAAAGGCCTGGCCCAGCGCGATGAGGTCGTCGCCGCCATTTTCAACTACCTGAAAATGCTGCGCAGCGAGGGCATCAAGCAGAGCTATTTCGATGAAATCTCGCATGTTCTGAACCTGGACTTCCGTTATCCCTCGATCACGCGCGACATGGACTATATCGAATGGCTGGTGGACACCATGCTGCGCGTGCCGGTTGAGCATGCGCTGGACGCGCCTTATCTGGCCGACCGTTATGATCCTAAGGCGATCGCCGAACGCCTGGACGCCATGACGCCGCAAAACGCGCGCATCTGGTTCGTCAGCCCGGATGAACCGCACAACAAGACGGCCTATTTCGTCAACGCGCCTTACCAGGTCGACAAAATCACGCCGCAGCGCTTTACGCAGTGGCAGCAGTTGGAGAGCGGCATTTCCCTGTCGCTGCCGGCGCTCAACCCGTACATCCCGGATGACTTTACCCTGACCAAGCCATCGCACGAGTTCAAAAAACCGGAAATGGTGGTGGATAAACCCGGCCTGCGCGTGTTGTACATGCCGAGTCGTTACTTCGCCGACGAGCCGAAGGCCGACGTCACCGTCGCTTTCCGCAACGCCAAAACCATGGATTCCGCGCGCAATCAGGTGCTGTTCTCGCTGACGGATTATCTGGCCGGCCTCGCGTTGGATCAGTTGAGCTATCAGGCGTCGGTCGGCGGGTTGAGCTTCTCGACCTCGCCGAACAAC
Above is a window of Serratia nematodiphila DZ0503SBS1 DNA encoding:
- the recC gene encoding exodeoxyribonuclease V subunit gamma → MFTVYHSNQLDLLKTLTSALIARDPLTDPFQQEVVLVQSPGMAQWLQMQLAEQFGIAANVAFPLPATFIWDMFTRVLPDIPKESAFSKDAMTWKLMWLLPEMLTQPAFAPLQHYLTDDGDKRKIHQLAGRVADLFDQYLVYRPQWLESWQRGERIGGLAEAQQWQAPLWARLVEYTRELGQPEWHRANLYSRFIHALEQATTCPPGLPPRVFICGISALPPVYLEALQALGRHIDIHLMFTNPCRYYWGDIQDYAFLARLQSRKRRHYHQAREQGLFREPADAARLFDAEGQQQLSNPLLASWGKLGRDHLYLLSQMEGAQEVDAFVDIPADTMLHAVQRDMLELEDHAVIGITAETLESSFSKRPLDENDRSLSLHACHSPQREVEVLHDQLLSMLAQDPSLTPRDIIVMVADIDSYTPYIQAVFGNALAERYLPFAISDRKARQAHPALQAFISLLDLPQSRFTSEQVLALLEVPALAARFAIGEEGLRLLRHWVGESGVRWGLDDDNVRELDLPATGQHTWRFGITRMLLGYAMDSNAGDWQGILPYDESSGLVAELAGQLADLLAQLSHWRQILSEARPLEAWLPLCRQLLDAFFAADSDTEVVLALIEQQWQQAINFGLAARYPDEVPLTILRDDLAARLDQERISQRFLAGQINFCTLMPMRSIPFKVVCLLGMNDGVYPRTLPPLGFDLMAQQVKRGDRSRRDDDRYLFLEAILSAQQRLYISFIGRSIQDNSPRYPSVLVTELLEYLEQSYCLPGDEELSADDSARRVGEHLLKWHARMPFAAENFLPGSEAQSYAAEWLPAADGRGAAHPAFNQPLPAEALQQISLDELLRFYRHPIRAFFQLRLGVSFILEETELPDEEPFTLDNLSRYQFNSQLLNTLIDGDDPERLFQRVRAAGGLPYGAFGEIYWQKQQEEMSELAEQVRAERAESHSLELDIDIAGVRLSGWLHQVQDDGLLRWRPATLSAVDGILLWLEHLVYCRAGGTGESRIYGRKNSVWRFAALAPEEAQAQLAELLAGYQRGLCQPLLLLNKSGWAWLSQCYQPETQQIDWEEEAQIKARAKLLQAWQGDQRIPGEGEDPYVQRVFRQLDNEYLAQILAETERYLLPVARHNLG
- the ptrA gene encoding pitrilysin, encoding MRRQLARITGLVLLAMCWAPLSWAAQGWQPLTEKINKSEHDPRQYEAIKLANGMTVLLVSDAQAPKSLAALALPVGSLEDPNSQLGLAHYLEHMVLMGSKRYPEPENLSEFLKKHGGSHNASTASYRTAFYLEVENDALEPAVDRMADAIAEPLLDPGNADRERNAVNAELTMARSRDGMRMAQVGAETLNPAHPSARFSGGNLDTLKDKPDSKLHDELTGFYKRYYSANLMMGVLYGNQSLPQLADIAAKTFGRVPNHDASVPPITVPAVTPEQQGIIIHYVPAQPRKQLKVEFRIDNNSAAFRSKTDTYISYLIGNRSKNTLSDWLQKQGLADAINAGADPMVDRNGGVFAISVSLTDKGLAQRDEVVAAIFNYLKMLRSEGIKQSYFDEISHVLNLDFRYPSITRDMDYIEWLVDTMLRVPVEHALDAPYLADRYDPKAIAERLDAMTPQNARIWFVSPDEPHNKTAYFVNAPYQVDKITPQRFTQWQQLESGISLSLPALNPYIPDDFTLTKPSHEFKKPEMVVDKPGLRVLYMPSRYFADEPKADVTVAFRNAKTMDSARNQVLFSLTDYLAGLALDQLSYQASVGGLSFSTSPNNGLMFNANGFTQRLPQLLTALIEGYSSFTPTEDQLAQAKSWYLEQLDAAEKGKAFELAIQPVQMVSRVPYSERSERREVLKTLTLKDVLAYRDSLLAEATPELLVVGNMSKQQVDTLASTLKHRLGCIGSEWWHGEDVVVNKNHLANLQQVGSSTDSALAAVYVPTGYDEVTGMAYSSLLGQIIQPWFYSQLRTQEQLGYAVFAFPMSVGRQWGVGFLLQSNSKQPAYLYQRYQDFYPKTEKRLRDMSEADFEQYKQALINELKQRPQTLSEEASRFANDFDRGNFAFDTRQKLIAQVQQLTPAKLADYFHQAVIQPQGLAVLSQVSGSGQDKADYAAPKDWVTYPNASALQQILPRKVATP